A part of Paenibacillus donghaensis genomic DNA contains:
- a CDS encoding cache domain-containing sensor histidine kinase — MKQWFDTLSKTLFLYNFSIRSRLILYFLFLVLLPTTIISVAVYNKSANIITRNVSTSLRNNLNLIQDNMAERFESANNAMISLYLNSEFADLISSNRPTDSTGIINELTSLNKMLENFPANGTSGSRFVPMLYMLNRPEYTQYNFSRRVYNIDLISQKPWYRSIPAQSDFTVVGVSSLDSQFTLKFAKRLFGIRHTQLPYAGLLTLDIPVTEFTSLLEHYKPTPNSRIYIADQTGTIAISPEEALVGQNISTQSYYGKLGTADIDPGGFRTFTHQIGGEEMLVSYKNMDSGWTILSFSPVRELNGELASFRRVMYIVISSCMLISLMMALLLSENISAPIRKFIQSMSHAESGNFNITIRYKRKDEFAYLFNRYNKLLQQIKALIDKLYVTELRKKEAELKTLQAQINPHFLYNTLDSINWIAINHDIPEISEMVTSLSDFFRYSLSKGRNIIPLQDELRQVESYLQIQHFRFRDKLEYELEAMDPMLAGTCLVVKLTLQPLVENALIHSIQRRRGKGTIRIRVEAAGEVLSLSVFDDGVGADPRRLNALLDDKQPGNEAYGIRNVHSRIQQFFGEAYGIRYYENHEDGCGLLAVIRLPIVTTWEEEQGDVDDDHSR; from the coding sequence ATGAAGCAATGGTTCGATACGCTGTCCAAGACCCTCTTTCTGTATAATTTCAGCATCCGCAGCCGGCTGATTCTCTATTTCCTGTTCCTTGTTCTGCTGCCTACAACCATTATTTCCGTTGCCGTCTATAACAAGTCCGCCAACATTATTACACGCAATGTGAGCACCTCGCTGAGAAACAACCTGAATCTGATTCAGGATAATATGGCTGAACGGTTTGAGAGCGCTAACAATGCGATGATCTCGCTCTATCTGAACAGTGAGTTCGCCGATCTGATCTCCTCCAACCGGCCGACCGACAGTACGGGAATAATAAATGAACTAACGTCCCTGAACAAAATGCTGGAGAATTTCCCGGCCAACGGAACCTCCGGCAGCCGGTTTGTCCCGATGCTCTATATGCTGAACCGCCCGGAATATACCCAATACAATTTCTCCAGACGGGTGTACAATATCGACCTGATCTCGCAGAAGCCTTGGTACCGGAGCATCCCGGCCCAGTCGGATTTCACCGTGGTGGGCGTCAGCTCGCTTGATTCCCAGTTCACGCTCAAATTCGCCAAGCGGCTGTTCGGTATCCGCCATACTCAGCTGCCTTATGCGGGGCTGCTTACACTGGATATTCCGGTTACGGAGTTCACCTCGCTGCTGGAGCATTATAAACCTACGCCAAACAGCCGGATCTATATCGCCGATCAGACCGGAACCATTGCGATCAGCCCGGAAGAAGCGCTGGTGGGTCAGAATATCAGCACCCAGAGCTACTATGGCAAGCTGGGCACAGCCGATATTGACCCGGGCGGCTTCCGGACCTTCACTCATCAGATCGGAGGCGAGGAGATGCTGGTCTCCTATAAGAATATGGATAGTGGCTGGACCATCCTCTCTTTCTCGCCGGTCCGGGAGTTGAACGGTGAGCTGGCTTCCTTCCGGCGGGTGATGTACATCGTCATCAGCAGCTGTATGCTGATCTCGCTAATGATGGCCCTGCTGCTGTCGGAGAATATCTCCGCTCCGATCCGCAAGTTCATCCAATCGATGTCGCATGCGGAGAGCGGAAATTTCAACATTACGATCCGCTACAAGCGCAAGGATGAGTTCGCTTACCTGTTCAACCGCTACAACAAGCTGCTGCAACAGATCAAGGCACTGATCGACAAGCTGTATGTCACCGAGCTGCGCAAGAAGGAAGCGGAGCTGAAGACACTCCAGGCCCAGATCAATCCGCATTTCCTGTACAACACACTGGATTCGATCAACTGGATCGCCATTAACCATGATATCCCCGAGATCAGCGAGATGGTCACCTCACTGTCCGACTTCTTCCGCTATAGTCTCAGCAAGGGACGCAACATCATTCCGCTGCAGGATGAGCTGCGGCAAGTGGAGAGCTACCTGCAGATCCAGCATTTCCGCTTCCGCGACAAACTGGAGTATGAGCTGGAGGCCATGGACCCGATGCTGGCCGGTACCTGTCTAGTGGTCAAGCTGACGCTGCAGCCGCTGGTGGAGAATGCGCTGATCCACAGCATCCAGCGCAGGCGCGGCAAGGGAACGATCCGCATTCGTGTGGAAGCGGCCGGCGAGGTGCTCAGCCTCTCGGTCTTCGACGATGGCGTGGGCGCCGACCCTCGGCGCTTGAATGCGCTTCTGGATGACAAGCAGCCCGGCAATGAAGCCTACGGCATCCGCAATGTGCACAGCCGGATTCAGCAATTCTTCGGCGAAGCCTATGGCATCCGCTATTATGAGAATCATGAGGATGGCTGCGGCCTGCTCGCGGTCATCCGATTACCGATAGTAACTACCTGGGAGGAGGAGCAAGGCGATGTTGACGATGATCATAGCCGATGA
- a CDS encoding ABC transporter substrate-binding protein, translating to MKRIWTLIFILCMGGLAGYALLYERPLTTDYASISEDGSAPRTQIKVALYNWTENLEVKNAIQQYNRTNADHIEIVIMNISTDAYNDTLNMLMTAGQGPDVFSVDNAWLATYVNKNYLADLSGSLDNAFLSRFPQWAVRYAAHPLFKGGLYFLPSSVETVRFIYNKQLFRSAGLDPEQPPADYAELERAARRISEAGFGVNRYGFALAAGDTQDSLQAGLEMSSTYSGEYLYNYKTGRYDLGVYAPWLQMLLAMKAEGSLYPGESLLKKDTALRQFADGNIGMMAVTSRDYAKLQEYKPKDEWAVVLPPAASSSSRGAGALMMVPQSPLVVNSKTADREAAVKVWRFMQSEDFLSTLFQQGLALPVVEGILDSPRTPSGLAHFQEFFPTAADSIYPLAPQIMDQYDPNTVSIEPRNSGERSRMQLYLQIISGEKPLREALRGESERLNQMLDIADTGYVFNREEYTFPGFDPQQPLDSTSLSDRASEAQQ from the coding sequence TTGAAAAGAATCTGGACCCTGATCTTTATTCTGTGCATGGGCGGGCTTGCGGGATATGCCCTGCTCTATGAGCGCCCGCTGACCACGGATTATGCCTCCATATCGGAGGACGGCAGCGCCCCAAGAACACAGATTAAGGTGGCGCTGTACAATTGGACAGAGAATCTGGAGGTCAAGAATGCAATTCAGCAATATAACAGAACCAACGCCGACCATATCGAGATTGTGATCATGAATATTTCCACCGATGCTTATAACGATACGCTGAACATGCTGATGACGGCGGGACAAGGGCCGGATGTGTTCAGCGTGGACAATGCCTGGCTGGCGACTTATGTGAACAAAAACTATCTGGCTGACCTCTCCGGCAGCCTGGACAACGCCTTCCTGAGCCGCTTCCCGCAGTGGGCTGTCCGTTACGCCGCCCATCCTCTGTTCAAGGGCGGACTGTACTTCCTCCCCTCTAGTGTGGAGACGGTACGGTTTATCTACAACAAGCAGCTGTTTCGCAGCGCCGGGCTGGACCCTGAACAGCCGCCTGCGGACTATGCCGAGCTGGAGCGGGCCGCGCGCAGGATCAGCGAGGCGGGGTTCGGCGTGAACCGCTACGGCTTCGCGCTTGCCGCCGGAGATACCCAGGACAGCCTGCAGGCAGGGCTTGAGATGTCCTCCACCTACAGCGGGGAATATCTGTACAATTACAAGACTGGCCGTTACGATCTGGGTGTCTATGCCCCCTGGCTGCAGATGCTGCTGGCGATGAAGGCGGAGGGCAGCCTCTATCCGGGGGAATCGCTGCTGAAGAAGGACACTGCTCTGCGACAGTTCGCCGACGGCAATATCGGCATGATGGCAGTGACCAGCAGGGATTATGCCAAGCTGCAGGAGTATAAGCCCAAGGACGAATGGGCGGTTGTGCTCCCGCCAGCGGCGAGTTCTTCCAGCCGCGGAGCGGGAGCGCTGATGATGGTCCCGCAATCGCCGCTGGTCGTGAACAGCAAGACCGCGGACCGCGAAGCAGCGGTGAAGGTGTGGCGGTTCATGCAGTCGGAAGACTTCCTGTCCACCCTCTTCCAGCAAGGACTGGCGCTGCCGGTGGTGGAGGGTATTCTCGATTCGCCGCGCACGCCGTCCGGATTGGCCCATTTTCAGGAATTTTTCCCTACCGCCGCCGACTCCATCTATCCCTTGGCACCGCAGATTATGGATCAATATGATCCGAATACGGTATCGATTGAACCGCGCAATTCAGGCGAACGCTCCCGCATGCAGCTGTATTTGCAGATCATTTCCGGGGAGAAGCCACTCCGGGAGGCGCTGCGGGGCGAGAGCGAGCGGCTGAATCAGATGCTGGATATTGCCGATACCGGGTATGTGTTCAACCGCGAGGAGTATACGTTTCCTGGCTTTGATCCGCAGCAGCCGCTTGACAGCACAAGCCTTAGCGATAGGGCGAGCGAAGCCCAGCAGTAA
- a CDS encoding ABC transporter permease has product MITREQKSTALPGQSLPTGRRTKKGSVLKHLLKNKVLLLMLLPGVVFLLINNYLPMFGIIIAFKNINYVDGILGSPWVGLDNFKFLFATEDAWIITRNTVLYNFVFIILNLVIAVSIAIALNELKNKLAAKFYQSIMFFPYFLSMVVVSYLVFAFLNVEYGFINKGVFALFGLDELNWYSEPKYWPFILPLINLWKGVGYGCVIYLAAIIGIDNEYYEAALIDGASKWKQIKHITVPLIRPVIIITTILAIGGIFRSDFGLFYQTTLNSGALYPTTLVIDTYVYNALINMGNLGMSAAAGLYQSIVGFFLVLGSNWIVRKVDKDQAVF; this is encoded by the coding sequence ATGATTACTCGTGAACAGAAGAGCACGGCCCTCCCCGGGCAGTCCCTGCCGACAGGGAGAAGGACCAAGAAAGGCTCTGTACTCAAACATCTGCTGAAGAATAAAGTGCTGCTGCTGATGCTGCTGCCTGGTGTTGTTTTTCTGCTGATCAACAATTACCTGCCGATGTTCGGCATCATCATTGCGTTCAAGAACATTAATTACGTGGACGGCATTCTCGGAAGCCCCTGGGTGGGGCTGGACAACTTCAAGTTCCTGTTCGCCACCGAAGATGCCTGGATTATCACCCGCAATACGGTGCTCTACAATTTCGTATTTATTATATTGAATCTGGTCATTGCCGTCTCGATCGCGATTGCCCTCAATGAGCTGAAGAATAAGCTGGCGGCCAAATTCTACCAGAGTATTATGTTCTTCCCGTATTTCCTGTCGATGGTTGTGGTGAGTTATCTTGTATTCGCTTTCCTCAACGTGGAGTACGGATTCATCAACAAAGGGGTATTCGCCCTCTTCGGGCTGGATGAGCTGAACTGGTATTCAGAGCCGAAATATTGGCCGTTCATTCTGCCGCTGATCAACCTCTGGAAAGGGGTCGGCTACGGCTGTGTCATCTATCTGGCGGCGATCATCGGCATCGACAATGAGTATTACGAGGCAGCGCTGATCGACGGGGCCAGCAAGTGGAAGCAGATTAAGCATATTACGGTGCCGCTGATCCGGCCGGTCATTATTATCACCACCATTCTGGCGATTGGCGGCATTTTCCGCTCCGACTTCGGGTTGTTCTACCAGACTACGCTGAATTCGGGAGCCTTATATCCGACCACGCTGGTCATCGATACTTATGTGTACAACGCGCTGATCAACATGGGCAACCTGGGCATGTCGGCGGCGGCGGGGCTGTATCAATCTATTGTCGGGTTCTTCCTGGTGCTGGGCTCCAACTGGATTGTGCGCAAGGTCGACAAGGATCAGGCTGTCTTTTAA
- a CDS encoding carbohydrate ABC transporter permease yields the protein MTTNEISRTANLILNIIFILLAIACILPIVLVFMISITDYDYIVLNGYQFLPEKFSLEAYAYIFKDYAVIVKAYGVSIFVTVVGTLLSVFISSLYAYPISRTDFKYRGVFAFLIFFTMLFGGGLVPWYMVYTQVLDLKNTVWALIVPMLLSPFNVLIMKTYFQMSVPPALIEASKIDGAGELRTFFRIVFPLSLPVFATIGLFNTLHYWNDWFNSMIFITDTSLYSLQYLMYKMISQADYLSRNGALIQGSATEIAKLPGETIRMAMALIGIGPIVLAYPFFQRYFIKGLTLGSIKG from the coding sequence GTGACTACCAACGAAATATCCAGAACTGCCAACCTGATCCTGAACATCATTTTTATACTTCTGGCGATTGCCTGCATCCTGCCGATTGTGCTGGTGTTTATGATCTCGATAACGGACTACGACTACATTGTGCTGAACGGCTATCAGTTTCTTCCGGAGAAATTCAGTCTTGAGGCTTACGCCTATATCTTTAAGGACTACGCAGTCATTGTAAAAGCCTACGGCGTATCCATCTTCGTCACCGTGGTCGGAACGCTGTTGAGTGTCTTCATCTCTTCGCTGTATGCCTACCCGATCTCACGGACGGACTTCAAATACCGCGGCGTGTTCGCGTTCCTGATCTTCTTCACGATGCTGTTCGGCGGCGGCCTGGTGCCGTGGTATATGGTCTACACGCAGGTGCTGGATCTGAAGAACACCGTCTGGGCCTTGATCGTGCCGATGCTGCTCTCGCCCTTCAACGTGCTGATCATGAAGACCTACTTCCAGATGTCGGTGCCGCCCGCCCTGATTGAAGCGTCCAAGATTGACGGCGCCGGGGAGCTGCGGACATTCTTCCGGATTGTGTTTCCGCTATCCCTGCCGGTGTTTGCGACTATTGGCCTCTTCAATACGCTGCATTACTGGAACGACTGGTTTAACAGCATGATTTTTATTACCGACACGAGTCTCTATTCCCTACAATACCTGATGTACAAAATGATCTCCCAGGCTGATTACCTCAGCCGCAACGGCGCGTTAATCCAAGGCTCGGCTACCGAAATCGCCAAGCTGCCGGGAGAGACGATCCGCATGGCGATGGCGCTGATCGGCATTGGCCCGATCGTGCTGGCGTACCCGTTCTTCCAGCGTTATTTCATCAAAGGCTTGACGCTGGGCTCCATTAAAGGCTAA
- a CDS encoding ABC transporter substrate-binding protein yields the protein MARTKSAGLLLSLALMTSLALSGCGGNNNSGAAATATATDNTATTAPAATTASEPEVKEPEGLAPVELSLYLPGGPDKDVAAVEQEINTYLKDKINATIKINQLSWDKPADKVNLMIQSGEVFDMVFTWDFMNNAAKGAYQPLEELLDTYAKETKAQIHPAYLQAATVNGHLYALPTEKELGQSVGFAFDKAIVDKYGFDIDSIKELKDIEPMLQTIKEKEPGISPLFMNHTDSLNWFTSYPDSEDLDGSSDVPTLLDYKTMKIFNEYDTPEILARLQMIHKWYEAGYINKNGATDKTELKDAVKSGKAWFVYGNMNPTSTNDWTRLAEKPMVIKTLLPVKVGTKSLQGSMMAISRTSKNPERAMMFMNLIHTDPVLYNLLTFGIEGKHYKKLENNTVEFIPDSGYNSVSSWMVGNVLLNYLNKDEDPRRVELYKEWNETAQTSPVIGFVFDSTKVQSQIGALINITKQYKNTLYSGQKDPEPVLKEMNSKLKAAGVDAVMKELQTQMDAFLAAK from the coding sequence ATGGCACGTACAAAAAGTGCAGGACTGCTGCTCTCACTGGCTCTGATGACTTCACTGGCATTGAGCGGATGCGGCGGGAACAACAACAGCGGAGCAGCGGCTACCGCTACCGCTACGGACAACACAGCCACAACGGCACCTGCGGCCACGACCGCTAGTGAACCGGAGGTTAAGGAACCGGAAGGGCTTGCACCGGTTGAGTTGTCGCTCTATCTGCCGGGCGGACCGGATAAGGATGTAGCAGCGGTGGAGCAGGAGATCAATACGTACCTGAAGGATAAAATCAATGCCACTATCAAGATCAACCAGCTCAGCTGGGATAAACCGGCCGACAAGGTCAATCTGATGATCCAATCCGGCGAAGTGTTCGATATGGTGTTCACCTGGGACTTCATGAACAATGCGGCCAAAGGCGCGTACCAGCCGCTGGAAGAGCTGCTGGACACCTATGCCAAAGAAACGAAAGCACAGATTCATCCGGCCTATCTGCAGGCAGCTACCGTGAACGGCCATCTGTACGCGTTGCCTACAGAGAAGGAGCTGGGGCAATCGGTCGGGTTCGCTTTTGACAAAGCCATTGTAGATAAATACGGCTTCGATATCGACAGCATCAAGGAGCTGAAGGATATTGAACCGATGCTGCAGACGATCAAGGAGAAGGAGCCGGGCATCTCGCCATTGTTCATGAACCACACGGACAGCTTGAACTGGTTCACCAGCTACCCGGACAGTGAAGATCTCGACGGCAGCTCGGATGTACCGACACTGCTCGATTACAAGACGATGAAGATTTTTAATGAATATGATACGCCTGAGATTCTGGCCCGCCTGCAGATGATCCATAAATGGTATGAAGCTGGCTACATCAACAAGAACGGAGCTACGGACAAAACCGAGCTGAAGGATGCGGTTAAAAGCGGTAAAGCCTGGTTCGTCTACGGCAATATGAATCCGACCTCAACCAACGACTGGACCCGTTTGGCCGAGAAGCCGATGGTGATCAAGACGCTGCTCCCGGTTAAAGTAGGCACCAAAAGCCTGCAGGGCTCCATGATGGCCATCTCCCGCACCTCCAAAAACCCGGAACGGGCGATGATGTTCATGAACCTGATCCACACCGACCCAGTGCTGTATAACCTGCTGACTTTCGGCATTGAAGGTAAGCACTACAAGAAGCTGGAGAACAATACGGTTGAATTCATTCCTGACAGCGGATATAATTCCGTATCCTCCTGGATGGTCGGCAATGTGCTGCTCAACTACCTGAACAAGGATGAGGACCCAAGACGCGTCGAGCTGTACAAGGAATGGAACGAAACGGCCCAGACCTCGCCGGTCATCGGATTCGTCTTCGACTCCACCAAGGTGCAGTCCCAGATCGGGGCGCTGATCAATATCACGAAGCAATACAAGAATACGCTGTACTCCGGACAGAAGGACCCTGAGCCTGTGCTGAAGGAAATGAACAGCAAGCTGAAGGCCGCCGGCGTCGACGCTGTAATGAAGGAACTCCAGACGCAGATGGATGCGTTCCTGGCAGCCAAATAA